The sequence ACCGGCCTGGGTCGGTTTGCAGGTAGACGAAGGACTGATCGTGGAGATCGTGGTCGCTGTCTTCCCATGGTTTGATCCAGAGCCGCATGACGCGCGGCGGCGAGCGCAGCGCGGCGGGCTCAAACGCAGGCTGTCCCTGCATGGAACTGCCGCTGGCTGCTTTGACCATGGTGTACATGCTGCGCGGGGCTGCACGCGGGGTGCCCTTGATAGGTGCCCCTTTGGGCGCCGCGCCGCTGCCCGATGGAAACGAGTTGTAGTAATTGCCGGAGACGGAGTTGCACCGCACGCCTTCCGGCGCCTTGCAGGCATATTCGGACTTGCCGCCGAGGCCTGTCATGTCGCCGCACCCGCCCAGGAGCTTCAAACAAATCGCTGCGGCGGACAGGCTCTTGACGCTCAATGAAATGGATGAAATCAGTTGCATGATTACTCCTTGATGTTCTTGCCGGATGTACGGCTGGAGGCGGCTTGCGCCAGATGGGCCTCAATTTCGCTGGCACTGATCAAACCGGTTTCCCGTGCGCCATCAGCAAAGATGAGGGTCGGCGTGCCCTGTACGCCCAATTTGCTGGCCAGGGCCAGGTTGCGGTCGAGCGGATGGCCGCATCGGACAGGTGCGCTCTGCCCGTCCAGCGACCCGCTGACGGCGCTGCGCCAGGCAGCCAGGCGGTCGGTAGCGCACCAGATGCGCAGCGGCAAGGCCTGG comes from Janthinobacterium sp. 64 and encodes:
- a CDS encoding TraV family lipoprotein, with protein sequence MQLISSISLSVKSLSAAAICLKLLGGCGDMTGLGGKSEYACKAPEGVRCNSVSGNYYNSFPSGSGAAPKGAPIKGTPRAAPRSMYTMVKAASGSSMQGQPAFEPAALRSPPRVMRLWIKPWEDSDHDLHDQSFVYLQTDPGRWQVAHAQRQIRDAYAVLTPPASPQAAAQEPTVGTAKTNMNAGTSPAAPLATKLASAPADTGTPAPESAPAQVPAANHP